In Pseudofrankia saprophytica, one genomic interval encodes:
- a CDS encoding ATP-binding cassette domain-containing protein has translation MASGRAASRSSRTLWPVTPSSRRGRPAVSLIVSVENLTKRYRRVHAVTDVSFSVRRGSVTGFLGPNGSGKTTTLRALLGLVAPTSGRALIDGLRYRELADPARRVGAVLEPATYPARAAVDHLRALAMPLRVGRRRVTEVLGLVGLEDAAERATGSFSLGMRQRLALAGALLGDPELLVLDEPANGLDPEGIRWLRDFLRSWAAEGRTALLSSHVLAEVAQTVDHVVIIDRGRVALDAPMPEIGQGSVTVRTRHADLLADLLAAEAEAHADADATADESRGAEGSGGPVRRAGPDELRLPPGWAERVGQVAAEHQIPLLELRTTGPDLEGVFFALTSDDANNQEPGPYPGRRQVAGR, from the coding sequence ATGGCCTCCGGGCGCGCGGCTTCGCGATCATCGCGCACCCTTTGGCCGGTAACACCGTCGTCGCGTCGCGGGAGGCCCGCCGTCAGCCTGATCGTCTCTGTCGAGAACCTGACGAAACGGTACCGGCGAGTGCACGCGGTGACCGACGTCAGCTTCTCGGTGCGGCGCGGCTCGGTCACCGGCTTCCTGGGGCCGAACGGATCCGGCAAGACCACCACCCTGCGTGCCCTGCTCGGGCTGGTCGCCCCGACGAGCGGCCGCGCGCTGATCGACGGCCTCCGCTACCGGGAGCTCGCCGACCCGGCGCGCCGGGTCGGCGCCGTGCTGGAGCCAGCCACCTACCCGGCCCGGGCCGCGGTGGATCACCTGCGCGCGCTCGCGATGCCTCTTCGGGTCGGCAGGCGTCGGGTGACGGAGGTGCTCGGCCTCGTCGGCCTCGAGGACGCGGCCGAGCGCGCCACCGGCTCCTTCTCGTTGGGCATGCGCCAGCGGCTCGCGCTCGCGGGGGCGCTGCTCGGCGACCCGGAGCTCCTGGTGCTCGACGAGCCGGCCAACGGCCTCGACCCGGAGGGCATCCGCTGGCTGCGCGACTTCCTGCGCTCCTGGGCCGCCGAAGGCCGCACGGCGCTGCTGTCGAGCCATGTGCTGGCCGAGGTCGCCCAGACCGTCGACCACGTCGTCATCATCGACCGCGGCCGGGTCGCGTTGGATGCCCCGATGCCCGAGATCGGCCAGGGCTCGGTCACCGTCAGAACCCGACACGCCGACCTGCTCGCCGACCTGCTCGCCGCCGAAGCCGAAGCTCACGCCGACGCCGACGCCACAGCCGACGAGTCGAGAGGGGCGGAGGGCTCGGGCGGCCCGGTCCGACGGGCGGGGCCGGACGAGCTGCGGCTGCCGCCTGGCTGGGCCGAGCGGGTCGGGCAGGTGGCGGCCGAGCACCAGATTCCCCTCCTCGAGCTGCGCACCACCGGGCCCGACCTGGAGGGTGTCTTCTTCGCTCTGACCAGTGACGACGCGAACAACCAGGAACCGGGGCCCTACCCCGGGCGACGCCAGGTGGCTGGCCGATGA
- a CDS encoding nucleotide sugar dehydrogenase, which produces MVRKISVVGTGYLGATHAVCMSELGFTVVGLDVDEAKVASLASGVVPFFEPGLEELLRKNLESGRLTFSSSFEDVADADAHFLCVGTPQRAGSSAADMRYLDSAMDGLLAAGLRPGALVIGKSTVPAGTAARLAARLAAEAPQAGLGWNPEFLREGFAIEDTLRPDRLVFGVPTDDGGRAEAVLREIYARPLDAGTPLIVADFATAELVKVAANSFLAMKISFINAMAEVCEATDGDVTVLAKALSYDTRIGGRFLGSGVGFGGGCLPKDIRAFQARAQELNIGRSVAFLGEVDAINLRRRARVVELATEVIGGEVTGKRVAVFGAAFKPNSDDIRDSPALDVAKALYDAGAVVTVCDPAAIPNARRRHPELRYELNALDAALDADVVLHLTEWAEFREIDPAVLASVARNPVVIDGRNTLDPVRWRQAGWTFHALGRPTL; this is translated from the coding sequence CTGGTGAGGAAGATCAGCGTGGTGGGTACCGGCTACCTGGGTGCCACGCACGCGGTGTGCATGAGTGAGCTCGGCTTCACGGTCGTCGGCCTGGACGTCGACGAGGCCAAGGTGGCGAGCCTCGCTTCGGGTGTCGTGCCGTTCTTCGAGCCCGGGCTCGAGGAGCTGCTTCGCAAGAATCTCGAGTCAGGTCGGCTTACCTTCAGCTCGTCCTTCGAGGACGTCGCCGACGCGGACGCGCACTTCCTGTGCGTGGGTACCCCGCAGCGCGCGGGCTCGTCGGCGGCCGACATGCGCTACCTCGACAGCGCGATGGACGGTCTGCTGGCGGCCGGACTCCGGCCGGGAGCGCTGGTGATCGGCAAGTCGACCGTGCCCGCGGGGACGGCCGCCCGGCTCGCCGCCCGGCTGGCGGCCGAGGCGCCCCAGGCGGGCCTCGGCTGGAATCCGGAGTTCCTCCGCGAGGGCTTCGCGATCGAGGACACCCTGCGCCCCGATCGTCTCGTCTTCGGTGTGCCGACGGATGACGGCGGCCGGGCGGAGGCCGTCCTGCGCGAGATCTATGCCCGGCCGCTCGACGCCGGCACTCCCCTGATCGTCGCGGATTTCGCCACCGCCGAGCTGGTGAAGGTCGCGGCGAACTCCTTCCTCGCCATGAAGATCTCGTTCATCAACGCGATGGCCGAGGTCTGCGAGGCGACCGACGGCGATGTGACGGTCCTGGCGAAGGCGCTTTCCTACGACACCCGGATCGGCGGCCGATTCCTCGGGTCCGGTGTGGGCTTCGGCGGGGGCTGCCTGCCCAAGGACATTCGTGCCTTCCAAGCGCGGGCGCAGGAGCTGAACATCGGGCGCTCGGTCGCGTTCCTCGGCGAGGTCGACGCGATCAACCTCCGACGGCGGGCACGCGTCGTGGAACTGGCGACCGAGGTGATCGGTGGCGAGGTGACCGGGAAGCGGGTGGCTGTCTTCGGCGCCGCCTTCAAGCCGAACAGCGACGACATCCGGGACTCGCCGGCGCTCGACGTCGCCAAGGCGCTGTATGACGCGGGCGCGGTGGTCACCGTCTGCGACCCGGCGGCGATCCCGAACGCCCGACGCCGTCACCCTGAACTGCGGTACGAGCTGAACGCGCTCGATGCGGCGCTGGACGCCGATGTGGTGCTGCACCTGACCGAGTGGGCGGAGTTCCGCGAGATCGACCCCGCTGTGCTCGCGTCCGTCGCTCGTAATCCGGTCGTCATCGACGGGCGTAACACCCTCGACCCGGTGCGTTGGCGGCAGGCCGGCTGGACCTTTCACGCACTTGGTCGGCCGACCTTGTGA
- a CDS encoding polysaccharide lyase, with the protein MNGGMSRRALMRSSAACALGLAAAGLSGGLAACDSGTGQVDPASETLPPDTLTPAAATTAPAGARRTLANPGVARQFFGEKLVPTTRSSFGLDLAEVLPSDDKRFPSFLRVSIPVDVTNPEETRAYQDGATYGGVQMFVDHTLRSPYELYLRYYVRFPRNFDFGKGGRLPGFFGTIVKNRVRTETMRSGFATRFAWRDGDSGLVYANTARSDHPTNTVGKDTWHWPRGRWVCVEQGLKLNFEGFADGLMLIWIDGQLVFKDQKFNPRISNDLRVGGFLVTATFGDGGATFKPASPQTIDLAGFAYDVKRLNPLPKPEDG; encoded by the coding sequence TTGAACGGGGGAATGAGCCGGCGGGCGTTGATGCGCTCGTCGGCCGCCTGCGCGCTGGGGCTGGCGGCGGCCGGCCTCAGCGGTGGGCTTGCCGCCTGCGATTCGGGCACAGGGCAGGTCGATCCGGCGAGCGAGACGTTGCCGCCGGACACGTTGACGCCGGCCGCGGCCACGACCGCGCCGGCGGGTGCTCGCCGCACCCTCGCCAACCCGGGTGTCGCCAGGCAGTTCTTCGGCGAGAAGCTGGTCCCGACGACCCGGTCCAGCTTCGGACTCGACCTGGCCGAGGTGCTGCCGTCCGACGACAAGCGGTTCCCTTCTTTTCTGCGGGTGTCGATCCCGGTCGACGTCACGAACCCCGAGGAGACGCGGGCCTACCAGGACGGGGCCACCTACGGCGGCGTCCAGATGTTCGTCGACCACACCTTGCGCTCGCCGTACGAGCTCTACCTGCGTTATTACGTGAGATTTCCGCGGAACTTCGACTTCGGGAAGGGTGGCCGTCTGCCGGGTTTCTTCGGGACGATCGTGAAGAACCGGGTACGAACGGAGACGATGCGCAGCGGCTTTGCCACGCGTTTCGCGTGGAGAGATGGTGACTCCGGCCTCGTATATGCGAACACGGCCCGCTCCGATCATCCGACCAACACCGTGGGCAAGGACACCTGGCACTGGCCACGAGGGCGGTGGGTCTGCGTCGAGCAGGGTCTGAAGTTGAATTTCGAGGGTTTCGCCGACGGGCTGATGCTCATCTGGATCGACGGCCAGCTCGTGTTCAAGGACCAGAAGTTCAACCCCAGGATCTCCAACGACCTGAGGGTCGGCGGTTTCCTGGTGACGGCCACCTTCGGCGACGGCGGCGCGACCTTCAAACCGGCCTCGCCACAGACGATCGACCTGGCCGGCTTCGCCTATGACGTGAAGCGGCTCAACCCCCTCCCGAAGCCCGAGGACGGTTAG
- a CDS encoding right-handed parallel beta-helix repeat-containing protein produces the protein MLIASLLAGAAVTAIVLAALPAQASSVQPLPPISSADAKKQATLVDAEDIRLRTMFERFGVLTQPVLVETAGSLPTVLLPARSEPYTAADVIDAGGGRREVDGAVLFTANVLVGPQARLVINSQATELRLASGPTGFATVAAWRGALEFVGASPDHKLPIVGWDVQNLRPDTTTVDGRSYIRTMGGELIVRNVDASNLGFWTGRTGGIAWTGSKGEPSSGGAADSIFRNNIYGAYISGSEGIQMIGVRLEDNERSGLGVHRDATGTLISGVTAARNHGDGMTIDRASGSRVMRSTVTDNSGDGITVDGRGLGVVATATGVQVNQIKDTLIDSNTVSGNGRYGIRVVGGENAVVRANKVTGSQVGIIVKSGANGTQITDNKVNDASETGIQVGPDARRTAMVNNTMTDSQRGIVVQDATTNILSRNRVTGATDYAILIRGQATDTKIQNNTLAGRGWRAIDIRKALGINTREVHDNSTGGWVSLKPHHWYTLIEQHPALLVWGIVVLLPIFGWWSRRRARKRPAAHPYPESELLLKRLTGGTMRPPGQQDLIMGPRGRPAVGGRASDPVRTVPRSRQAREYDVPVEQRPVRGPSPYPPVDAEATLTVMRVQRRGSSGAGGDTRSEQAPAAVDLGLEDESTTNYFVPRTPTPTPPADRDQAPGHRRPPRRSGR, from the coding sequence GTGCTGATCGCGAGTCTGCTCGCCGGCGCCGCGGTCACCGCCATCGTCCTGGCCGCTCTGCCCGCGCAGGCCTCCTCCGTACAGCCTCTCCCTCCCATCTCGTCGGCCGACGCGAAGAAACAAGCCACGCTCGTGGATGCCGAGGACATCCGGCTACGGACGATGTTCGAACGTTTCGGTGTGCTCACCCAGCCGGTCCTGGTCGAGACGGCGGGCAGCCTGCCGACCGTGCTGCTCCCGGCGCGGTCGGAGCCCTACACGGCCGCCGATGTGATCGACGCCGGCGGCGGCCGGCGCGAGGTCGATGGAGCGGTGCTGTTCACGGCGAACGTGCTCGTCGGGCCGCAGGCGCGCCTGGTGATCAACTCACAGGCCACCGAACTCCGGCTGGCCAGCGGGCCAACCGGTTTCGCGACCGTCGCCGCCTGGCGCGGCGCGCTGGAGTTCGTCGGCGCGTCGCCGGACCACAAGCTGCCCATCGTCGGTTGGGACGTGCAGAACCTCCGGCCGGACACCACCACGGTCGACGGTCGGTCCTACATCCGGACGATGGGCGGTGAGCTCATCGTCCGCAATGTCGACGCGAGCAACCTGGGCTTCTGGACGGGACGCACCGGCGGCATCGCCTGGACCGGGAGCAAGGGCGAGCCCAGCAGCGGCGGCGCCGCGGACTCCATATTCCGAAACAACATCTACGGTGCCTACATCTCCGGCAGCGAGGGCATCCAGATGATCGGTGTCCGGCTCGAGGACAACGAACGCTCTGGGCTCGGCGTCCACCGGGACGCGACCGGAACACTGATCTCGGGCGTCACGGCGGCACGCAACCACGGCGACGGCATGACCATTGACCGCGCTTCCGGATCGCGGGTCATGCGCAGCACGGTCACCGACAACAGCGGTGACGGCATCACGGTCGACGGCCGTGGCCTCGGGGTGGTGGCGACCGCGACCGGCGTCCAGGTCAACCAGATCAAGGACACCCTGATCGACAGCAACACCGTCAGTGGCAACGGGCGGTACGGGATCCGGGTCGTCGGGGGTGAGAACGCCGTCGTCCGGGCCAACAAGGTCACCGGAAGCCAGGTCGGCATCATCGTCAAGAGCGGCGCCAACGGCACCCAGATCACGGACAACAAGGTGAACGACGCCAGCGAGACGGGGATCCAGGTCGGCCCGGACGCACGGCGCACCGCAATGGTCAACAACACGATGACCGACAGCCAGCGAGGCATCGTCGTCCAGGACGCCACGACGAACATCCTCAGCCGCAACCGGGTAACCGGTGCCACGGACTACGCGATCCTGATCCGTGGCCAGGCCACGGACACAAAGATCCAGAACAACACGCTCGCCGGCCGGGGATGGCGGGCGATCGACATCCGCAAGGCGCTCGGCATCAACACCCGCGAGGTGCACGACAACAGCACCGGAGGGTGGGTGTCGCTGAAGCCCCACCACTGGTACACGCTCATTGAGCAGCACCCGGCGCTCCTCGTCTGGGGAATAGTCGTGCTGCTGCCGATCTTCGGCTGGTGGAGCCGTCGGCGGGCGAGGAAGCGGCCGGCCGCGCATCCCTACCCGGAGTCGGAGCTGCTGCTCAAGCGGTTGACCGGTGGGACCATGCGGCCGCCGGGCCAGCAGGACCTGATCATGGGTCCGCGCGGCCGGCCCGCCGTCGGCGGTCGCGCATCCGACCCCGTGCGGACCGTGCCCCGGTCACGGCAAGCCCGCGAGTACGACGTCCCGGTCGAACAGCGCCCGGTCCGCGGACCGTCGCCCTATCCCCCCGTCGACGCCGAGGCGACGCTGACGGTGATGCGTGTGCAGCGCAGGGGATCGTCCGGCGCCGGCGGTGACACCCGCTCGGAGCAGGCGCCCGCCGCCGTGGACCTGGGCCTGGAGGACGAGTCGACGACGAACTACTTCGTTCCTCGCACGCCAACGCCAACGCCACCGGCGGACCGCGATCAGGCCCCGGGGCACCGACGGCCACCTCGCCGATCCGGACGATGA
- a CDS encoding ATP-binding protein produces the protein MVACPTCLEENPDRARFCSGCGNPLPTARSGTRKTVTIMFVDITGSTHIGENIDSEPLQQMMWRFFTNVREVIYSHGGTVEKFIGDAVFAVFGIPVLHEDDALRAVRAALDIRARIRELNADLRRDWGLGLRIRIGINTGEVTVAGSGVTGDPVNVASRLEEAAAPDEILIGDNTHRLIRPSVTVDPVGPLVVQGKRDPLRAHRLVALVDPTAGPGSRTPSLSLAAPVIGRNRERRRIQDAFEAVVEERICHLFTVLGPAGIGKSRMVKEFCDGVSNRATVLWGRCLSYGEGIAYWPLMEMVRQATGVSADSPASEGRRRLRELLDELGVAGATEVVAALAPLVGLGGAEVSTQESFWAVRTFFQALAERRPLVLCFDDVHWAEPTLLDLVEHITDWSRDAPILLLSLTRPELLEERRQWGGGKLNATSMLLQPLTEARCQRLIRSLMGSDDLAPELVDRITSSAAGNPLFVEQMVAALVDDGLLRREGSRWTATSSLRNVKVPPTISALLAARLDRLDAAERRVLERAAVVGNRFYLDAVVDLSEPDERPHVAAHCLALVRKELVHPDRSDLPGVERFRFLHVLLRDCAYQATSKRQRADLHERFARWLQARMLGGPGEHDELVGYHLEQAYRYRVELGQRDEAIGELGRQAATCLIEAADRVRQGDEMGAAQLLKRAIVLLPELDPLRLRAEIDLGWALYSFGRLSDADRILRQVTERARRAGEDGLRAHARLAHLRVLFSTEPDGLVATTLEEAGEALADFVREGDEVGAALACRSQAAAYTAAGQYAAAEKAMEMAVGHAEDSGVPRAAQSLRRELTGLLSWTPRPVGESIAIATAALAEAGDDRGQRRALLAQLAVLTAMAGDLEAARAHLKDAEEIVWDLRGPRFDPLHSGFVVARVALLADDLTTAERELRRSCRRLSQMGERAYLATRAAALAETMLALGRLDEAGKYVTRCRDAAATDQLPAQAGWCGVHARLLAIRGRDAEALRFADTAVDLAGKTDDFDCQATALLARAEVLHRADRKDDAAVSLADALERYHRKGNITAAALAGRAFDSLEGPATVVMLTPPH, from the coding sequence ATGGTGGCGTGCCCGACATGCTTGGAGGAGAACCCGGACCGCGCCCGGTTCTGCTCCGGCTGCGGGAACCCCCTGCCCACCGCGCGCAGCGGGACCCGCAAGACGGTGACGATCATGTTCGTCGACATCACCGGCTCGACCCACATCGGCGAGAACATCGACTCCGAGCCGCTGCAGCAGATGATGTGGCGGTTCTTCACGAACGTCCGCGAGGTCATCTACTCCCACGGTGGCACCGTCGAGAAGTTCATCGGCGATGCCGTGTTCGCCGTCTTCGGCATCCCGGTGCTGCACGAGGATGACGCGTTGCGGGCGGTGCGGGCCGCGCTCGACATCCGGGCCAGGATCCGTGAGCTCAACGCCGACCTGCGCCGTGACTGGGGCCTCGGGCTGAGGATCAGGATCGGCATCAACACCGGCGAGGTCACCGTCGCCGGCAGCGGCGTCACCGGCGACCCGGTCAACGTCGCCTCCCGGCTGGAGGAGGCGGCCGCCCCGGACGAGATCCTGATCGGCGACAACACCCACCGGCTGATCCGGCCCAGCGTCACCGTCGACCCCGTCGGCCCGCTCGTCGTCCAGGGCAAGCGCGACCCGCTGCGGGCGCACCGGCTGGTCGCGCTGGTCGACCCGACGGCCGGGCCCGGCAGCCGAACGCCGTCGCTGAGCCTCGCGGCGCCGGTCATCGGCCGCAACCGGGAGCGCCGACGCATCCAGGACGCCTTCGAGGCCGTCGTCGAGGAACGCATCTGTCATCTGTTCACGGTGCTCGGCCCGGCCGGCATCGGAAAGTCACGGATGGTGAAGGAGTTCTGCGACGGCGTCTCGAACCGGGCGACCGTGCTGTGGGGGCGCTGCCTCTCCTACGGCGAGGGCATCGCCTACTGGCCGTTGATGGAGATGGTCCGGCAGGCCACCGGGGTGTCGGCCGACTCGCCGGCGTCGGAGGGCCGGCGCCGGCTGCGCGAGCTGCTCGACGAGCTGGGGGTGGCCGGGGCGACCGAGGTGGTCGCCGCGCTCGCCCCGCTGGTCGGCCTCGGCGGCGCCGAGGTGAGCACCCAGGAGAGCTTCTGGGCGGTCCGCACGTTCTTCCAGGCGCTCGCCGAACGCCGCCCGCTGGTCCTCTGCTTCGACGACGTGCACTGGGCCGAGCCGACGCTGCTCGACCTGGTCGAGCACATCACCGACTGGTCGCGCGACGCCCCGATCCTGCTGCTGAGCCTGACCAGGCCCGAGCTGCTCGAGGAGCGCAGGCAGTGGGGCGGCGGCAAGCTCAACGCCACGTCGATGCTGCTGCAGCCACTCACCGAGGCGCGCTGCCAGCGGCTGATCCGCAGCCTGATGGGTTCGGACGACCTCGCCCCGGAGCTGGTCGACCGGATCACCTCGTCGGCGGCGGGCAACCCGCTGTTCGTCGAGCAGATGGTCGCCGCACTGGTCGACGACGGCCTGCTGCGCCGGGAGGGCAGCCGCTGGACGGCCACCAGCAGCCTGCGCAACGTCAAGGTCCCGCCGACGATCTCGGCGCTGCTCGCCGCCCGGCTCGACCGGCTCGACGCCGCCGAGCGCCGGGTGCTGGAGCGGGCGGCGGTGGTCGGCAACCGGTTCTACCTGGACGCCGTCGTCGACCTGTCCGAGCCCGACGAGCGGCCCCACGTCGCGGCGCACTGCCTGGCGCTGGTCCGCAAGGAGCTGGTCCACCCGGACCGTTCGGACCTGCCCGGCGTCGAGAGGTTCCGGTTCCTGCACGTGCTGCTGCGCGACTGCGCCTACCAGGCGACGTCCAAGCGGCAGCGAGCCGACCTGCACGAGCGGTTCGCCCGCTGGCTGCAGGCCAGGATGCTGGGCGGGCCGGGCGAGCACGACGAGCTGGTCGGCTACCACCTGGAGCAGGCCTACCGCTACCGGGTCGAGCTCGGCCAGCGGGACGAGGCGATCGGCGAGCTCGGCCGGCAGGCCGCGACCTGCCTGATCGAGGCGGCCGACCGGGTCCGCCAGGGCGACGAGATGGGCGCCGCCCAGCTGCTCAAGCGGGCGATCGTGCTGCTGCCTGAGCTGGACCCGCTGCGCCTGCGGGCCGAGATCGACCTGGGCTGGGCACTGTACTCGTTCGGCCGGCTCTCGGATGCCGACCGGATCCTGCGCCAGGTCACCGAGCGGGCGCGGCGCGCCGGCGAGGACGGGCTGCGGGCGCACGCCCGGCTCGCCCACCTCCGGGTGCTGTTCTCCACCGAGCCGGACGGGCTGGTCGCCACCACTCTGGAGGAGGCCGGCGAGGCGCTGGCGGACTTCGTCCGCGAGGGCGACGAGGTCGGCGCGGCGCTGGCCTGCCGCAGCCAGGCCGCCGCCTACACCGCGGCCGGCCAGTACGCCGCGGCCGAGAAGGCGATGGAGATGGCGGTCGGGCACGCCGAGGACTCGGGCGTGCCGCGGGCGGCCCAGTCGCTACGCCGCGAGCTGACCGGCCTGCTGAGCTGGACGCCGCGGCCGGTCGGAGAGTCGATCGCGATCGCGACGGCCGCGCTCGCGGAGGCGGGGGACGACCGCGGCCAGCGGCGGGCGTTGCTCGCCCAGCTCGCGGTGCTCACCGCCATGGCCGGCGATCTGGAGGCCGCGAGGGCTCATCTCAAGGACGCCGAGGAGATCGTCTGGGATCTGCGCGGCCCACGCTTCGACCCGTTGCACAGCGGGTTCGTCGTGGCCAGAGTGGCGCTGCTCGCCGACGACCTCACCACCGCCGAACGGGAGCTGCGCCGCAGCTGCCGGCGCCTGTCCCAGATGGGTGAGCGGGCCTACCTCGCGACCAGGGCCGCGGCGCTAGCCGAGACCATGCTGGCGCTTGGCCGGCTCGACGAGGCCGGCAAGTACGTGACCCGCTGCCGGGACGCGGCCGCCACCGACCAGCTGCCCGCCCAGGCCGGCTGGTGCGGCGTCCACGCGCGGCTGCTGGCCATCCGCGGCCGCGACGCGGAGGCGCTGCGGTTCGCCGACACCGCCGTGGACCTCGCCGGCAAGACCGACGACTTCGACTGCCAGGCCACCGCGCTGCTCGCCCGCGCCGAGGTGCTGCACCGCGCCGACCGCAAGGACGACGCGGCCGTGAGCCTGGCGGACGCGCTCGAGCGCTACCACCGCAAGGGCAACATCACCGCCGCCGCGCTGGCGGGCCGCGCCTTCGACAGCCTCGAGGGCCCCGCCACCGTCGTCATGCTGACCCCACCGCACTGA
- a CDS encoding glycosyltransferase family 2 protein produces MQWLSTAVDFITSHRSLVPIGIAGVISWVVWLTRRLFSMRYRPVRNNFRTTTSVVVPSFREDPEVLERCLKTWLAQNPTEIIIVPDVEDTALIELLDRRADPKVRVIPFVHEGKRSALGVGISAATSEVIVLCDSDTAWEPGLLAAVQMPFVDPEVGGVGTRQNVYEPRSSVWRRVANWLVDIRYLDYVPAQGRVGAVACLSGRTAAYRRAAVQPVLYNLEHEFFLGRRCIAGDDGRLTWLVLASGYKTVHQETARAMSMFPDSLRAFIKQRVRWSRNSYRTYLTAIYKGWLWRQPLITQVGVLQIVLTPVTMGVAMTYFVLWMFRPEANAPIIAICWLLLGRMIRGFSHLRENPRDIFILPLTVLMIIVVALPIKAWAFVSMNKQGWLTRRADMIGGEGQTDASTRTVAPGTATVGA; encoded by the coding sequence ATGCAATGGCTCAGTACGGCGGTTGATTTCATAACCAGCCACCGAAGTCTCGTACCGATCGGCATCGCCGGCGTCATCTCGTGGGTGGTCTGGCTCACACGACGACTGTTCTCCATGCGTTACCGACCTGTACGGAACAACTTCAGGACGACGACATCTGTCGTCGTTCCGTCCTTCCGCGAGGACCCAGAGGTCCTCGAGCGCTGCCTGAAGACCTGGCTCGCCCAGAACCCGACCGAGATCATCATCGTCCCCGACGTCGAGGACACGGCGCTGATCGAGTTGCTCGACCGCCGCGCGGACCCGAAGGTCCGAGTGATCCCCTTCGTGCATGAGGGCAAGCGCTCCGCGCTCGGCGTCGGGATCTCAGCGGCGACGTCCGAGGTCATCGTGCTGTGCGACTCGGACACGGCGTGGGAGCCCGGCCTGCTGGCGGCCGTGCAGATGCCGTTCGTCGATCCAGAGGTCGGGGGGGTCGGTACCCGGCAGAACGTCTATGAGCCACGCAGCAGCGTGTGGCGGCGGGTCGCCAACTGGCTCGTGGACATCCGATACCTCGACTACGTCCCGGCCCAGGGCCGGGTAGGCGCGGTGGCCTGCCTGTCGGGGCGGACCGCGGCTTACCGCCGCGCGGCCGTCCAGCCCGTCCTGTACAACCTCGAGCACGAGTTCTTCCTCGGGCGCCGTTGCATCGCCGGCGACGACGGTCGGCTCACGTGGCTGGTGCTGGCCTCCGGATACAAGACGGTGCACCAGGAGACAGCCCGGGCCATGTCGATGTTCCCGGACAGCCTTCGGGCGTTCATCAAACAGCGGGTCCGATGGAGTCGTAATTCCTATCGCACCTATCTCACCGCGATCTACAAGGGCTGGTTGTGGCGCCAGCCACTCATCACCCAGGTCGGGGTGCTCCAAATCGTGCTGACACCGGTGACCATGGGTGTCGCGATGACCTACTTCGTGCTGTGGATGTTCCGGCCCGAGGCGAACGCACCCATCATCGCGATCTGCTGGCTCCTCCTCGGCCGAATGATCCGCGGTTTCTCGCATCTCAGGGAGAACCCGCGGGACATATTCATCCTCCCACTTACCGTGTTGATGATCATCGTCGTCGCGCTACCGATCAAGGCGTGGGCCTTCGTGTCCATGAACAAGCAGGGCTGGCTGACCAGACGCGCCGACATGATCGGTGGTGAGGGGCAGACGGACGCCTCCACCAGGACCGTCGCGCCCGGTACGGCCACGGTGGGTGCCTGA